The following proteins are co-located in the Perca fluviatilis chromosome 22, GENO_Pfluv_1.0, whole genome shotgun sequence genome:
- the LOC120551998 gene encoding leucine-rich repeat-containing protein 19-like isoform X1 — translation MEGCRQPLLLLWLSAVLAMNILGSNAEVVEEDTLQVKNLTNKLLQVIPHSCNSSSVTKLLIEGSLITLNEADRLALASYPRLVELHLDGNLVTSIPAKYFSVVPHLSVLSLSRNKISSLDPESFSGLDVLAKLDLSHNLLTSLHTQLFRRLNTLQVLNLQENPWNCSCPLLSSIGEVKAVGLTIEGLQVTCASQEKQAERLLQATAMCHPSPPPIFTTDQQKTVNSQQSWGLSTMLKTTLASTQNHKINKDQTPVLGNTWKFTACVAALALSTFMLIVCGIKGPSWYKLFHNYRHLRLRQEEDEEEEDVVSTVFSETGRYLHHQTFTFEQDSGQIEEEDGYFEDPYIKREE, via the exons CAGGTAAAGAACTTGACCAACAAGCTTCTGCAAGTCATTCCACATAGTTGCAACAGTTCCTCTGTTACTAAACTGTTGATTGAGGGGAGCCTGATTACCCTAAATGAGGCTGACAGACTAGCCCTGGCTAGTTATCCCAGACTGGTAGAACTCCACCTGGATGGAAACCTGGTGACCAGTATACCAGCCAAGTACTTCTCTGTGGTACCACACCTCAGCGTGCTGTCTCTGTCCAGGAACAAAATCAGCAG CCTGGACCCAGAGTCTTTCTCTGGCCTAGATGTCCTGGCCAAGCTGGACCTGTCCCACAACCTGCTGACAAGTCTCCATACACAACTATTTAGACGGCTGAATACTCTACAG GTGCTGAACCTACAGGAAAACCCCTGGAATTGTTCCTGTCCGCTGCTGAGCAGCATTGGAGAGGTCAAAGCAGTTGGACTTACCATTG AGGGACTACAAGTCACATGTGCTTCTCAAGAAAAGCAGGCTGAAAGGCTTTTGCAGGCTACAGCTATGTGTCACCCATCGCCACCACCCATCTTTACTACAGACCAACAAAAAACAGTCAACTCTCAACAGTCTTGGGGCTTATCCACTATGCTGAAGACCACACTGGCATCAACACAGAACCACAAGATCAACAAAG ACCAGACACCTGTGCTCGGCAACACATGGAAGTTCACAGCATGCGTTGCAGCTTTGGCACTAAGCACCTTCATGCTCATTGTATGTGGCATAAAGGGGCCTTCCTGGTACAAGCTCTTCCACAACTACCGTCATCTGCGACTGCGccaagaggaggatgaggaggaggaggatgttgtgTCAACAGTCTTCTCAGAGACAGGAAGATACCTGCACCATCAGACATTCACCTTTGAGCAAGATAGTGGGCAaatagaggaggaggatgggTATTTTGAGGATCCATACATCAAGAGGGAAGAGTGA
- the LOC120551998 gene encoding leucine-rich repeat-containing protein 19-like isoform X2, giving the protein MEGCRQPLLLLWLSAVLAMNILGSNAEVVEEDTLVKNLTNKLLQVIPHSCNSSSVTKLLIEGSLITLNEADRLALASYPRLVELHLDGNLVTSIPAKYFSVVPHLSVLSLSRNKISSLDPESFSGLDVLAKLDLSHNLLTSLHTQLFRRLNTLQVLNLQENPWNCSCPLLSSIGEVKAVGLTIEGLQVTCASQEKQAERLLQATAMCHPSPPPIFTTDQQKTVNSQQSWGLSTMLKTTLASTQNHKINKDQTPVLGNTWKFTACVAALALSTFMLIVCGIKGPSWYKLFHNYRHLRLRQEEDEEEEDVVSTVFSETGRYLHHQTFTFEQDSGQIEEEDGYFEDPYIKREE; this is encoded by the exons GTAAAGAACTTGACCAACAAGCTTCTGCAAGTCATTCCACATAGTTGCAACAGTTCCTCTGTTACTAAACTGTTGATTGAGGGGAGCCTGATTACCCTAAATGAGGCTGACAGACTAGCCCTGGCTAGTTATCCCAGACTGGTAGAACTCCACCTGGATGGAAACCTGGTGACCAGTATACCAGCCAAGTACTTCTCTGTGGTACCACACCTCAGCGTGCTGTCTCTGTCCAGGAACAAAATCAGCAG CCTGGACCCAGAGTCTTTCTCTGGCCTAGATGTCCTGGCCAAGCTGGACCTGTCCCACAACCTGCTGACAAGTCTCCATACACAACTATTTAGACGGCTGAATACTCTACAG GTGCTGAACCTACAGGAAAACCCCTGGAATTGTTCCTGTCCGCTGCTGAGCAGCATTGGAGAGGTCAAAGCAGTTGGACTTACCATTG AGGGACTACAAGTCACATGTGCTTCTCAAGAAAAGCAGGCTGAAAGGCTTTTGCAGGCTACAGCTATGTGTCACCCATCGCCACCACCCATCTTTACTACAGACCAACAAAAAACAGTCAACTCTCAACAGTCTTGGGGCTTATCCACTATGCTGAAGACCACACTGGCATCAACACAGAACCACAAGATCAACAAAG ACCAGACACCTGTGCTCGGCAACACATGGAAGTTCACAGCATGCGTTGCAGCTTTGGCACTAAGCACCTTCATGCTCATTGTATGTGGCATAAAGGGGCCTTCCTGGTACAAGCTCTTCCACAACTACCGTCATCTGCGACTGCGccaagaggaggatgaggaggaggaggatgttgtgTCAACAGTCTTCTCAGAGACAGGAAGATACCTGCACCATCAGACATTCACCTTTGAGCAAGATAGTGGGCAaatagaggaggaggatgggTATTTTGAGGATCCATACATCAAGAGGGAAGAGTGA